A single region of the Chloroflexota bacterium genome encodes:
- the lipB gene encoding lipoyl(octanoyl) transferase LipB yields MTHDPRPPVWLLDLGRVEYGAAYQLQRRLLEERDAGRVPDLLLLVEHPPVITLGRRGSRDDILVGRDALDAEGIAVHETNRGGLVTYHGPGQIVGYPIGKLRELAGDAPTYVWRLEEMISRALADWGIVARRDAANRGVFAGEGLLSGKIAAIGVAVSKSITMHGFALNVSPNLDHFGLIDPCGIGDLGVTSMQRLLGSAPPLDAVQVSLVRRFAEVFDRAVQPAPEALWSLISRWDMLETIGAGKSE; encoded by the coding sequence ATGACCCATGACCCACGCCCCCCCGTCTGGCTCCTGGACCTGGGCCGCGTCGAGTACGGCGCGGCCTATCAGCTGCAGCGGCGGCTGCTGGAGGAGCGTGACGCCGGCCGCGTGCCCGACCTGCTCCTGCTGGTCGAGCACCCGCCGGTCATCACGCTGGGCCGGCGCGGCAGCCGCGACGACATCCTCGTCGGCCGGGACGCGCTCGACGCCGAGGGCATCGCCGTCCACGAGACCAATCGCGGGGGGCTGGTCACCTACCACGGGCCGGGGCAGATCGTCGGGTACCCTATCGGGAAACTGCGGGAGTTGGCCGGCGACGCCCCGACCTACGTCTGGCGTCTCGAAGAGATGATCTCCCGTGCCCTGGCTGACTGGGGGATCGTGGCGCGCCGGGACGCTGCCAATCGCGGCGTCTTTGCCGGCGAGGGCCTGCTCAGCGGCAAGATCGCCGCCATCGGCGTGGCCGTCAGCAAGAGCATCACCATGCACGGCTTTGCCCTGAACGTCTCTCCGAACCTCGACCATTTCGGCCTGATCGACCCGTGCGGCATCGGCGACCTGGGCGTCACGTCGATGCAGCGCCTCCTCGGCAGCGCCCCGCCTCTCGACGCCGTCCAGGTCAGCCTGGTGCGCCGCTTCGCCGAGGTCTTCGACCGCGCCGTGCAGCCTGCGCCAGAGGCACTCTGGAGCCTGATCAGCCGTTGGGACATGCTCGAAACCATCGGCGCGGGAAAAT